From the Saccharomonospora marina XMU15 genome, the window TCACCTCACCCCGCAGCCGCCGCACCCGCTTGGTCTGACCCCGTTCGGCCGGAACCCGCCCGGCGGGAGCTTGTTCGGTCAGGAACGCGTCGATGTCGGCCAGGCCCCGCTCCACATCCGACGGTGTCGGCTCCTCCGGGGTTGGGGTGGCGTTGGTCGTGGTCATCGCCGACCACCCCGCTTCGCGGCCTTGCAGTCCGGGCACACAACACCGTCGCCGCGCAGGGACACGAACACGTAGGCGTTGTCGCGGTAGTCCTTGGCGCTGGCGGTGAACCCGCACCACGCATACGTCGTGCCGTCCCACCACGAACGCCGCTTGACCAGGTGGTAGTAATAGAACGGCTTCTTCTTACCCATCAGGCGATCCCCTCCCGCTCGGTGGCCTCAGTAGCCGTGGTGTGGGTGTGGTCTCCGGCCGCACGCCGGGCAGCCCGCTCGGTCCGCTCGCTCTCCTGCCGCTTGAGGAGTGCGCGCTGGGCGCGGTGGCGGGCCACGCGCGCGGCGACGATCCGCGCGGCCAGCAGCGCACCCGCTACCGGCAGCACGGCGGGGTGCAGCAGCCACGCCCCGCCACCACCGACCGCGGCCGTGGCGGCGATCTCCGGGGTCCAGTAGCCCACCGCCGACGCGACCACATCCGCGCGGCTACCGTGACCGGCGCGGGCAGCCAACTCCGCCGACGCGGGTTCGGGGCGGTTCAGCTCAGACATGGGCGGTCCTCCTCACACGCTCGTTCGTGTCGGGGGTGACGGCGTTGGTGATGCGCTGGTCCAAACCGGACTGAGCGGCCAGCAACAGCCGTGCGCCCAGCGCCAGCGGCCAGCGGAGCAGGTGCAGCAGCAGAAACAGCGCCAGCGCGGCCACGAACCCAGCCACACGCCACGGGCCGTGCTGCTGCACGATGTCGAACACGGTCACGACCTGCTCGGGGCGACGGTGCGGGTTCACCGGTCCTCACCCCCGCCCAGCGGCACGTAGGTCGGGGACTGTGGGCGACCGGCCATCACATCGGCGTCGGCCCACATCGCGACCACCACAGCACCCTCGAAGTCGGCCACCACCCGGCAGCGATCCGGGTCGTTGACCACCGTCACCGCAACCGGGCTGTCCTCGGCCGCCGCCCGGAACGCCTCGAGCACGCCACGGGCGTCACCATCTGGGTTGATCAACGGCTGACCGATGTGACGCAGACCGAATCGCAGGTGCTCGGCCAGCTCTGGCCGCCGCTGAAGCAGATCGGCCAGCGCATGCAAACCGGCCACCTGCCGCCGCGCCAGCACCACCGCAGCGCTGTCCGGCGGCTCCTCGCCTACCATCGAAACCCTTCCCATCCCGTCATTTGCTGTCTGGTTGGGGAGTCCCGGCCCGGCGGCAGTCTTGGCGGAGTGCGCCGGGCCGGGGACATCGCTCAGTCGTACGGTCATGACCGGCCCCCGCTCTTGCGGTCCCGCTCGATCCGCTCACAGGCGGGGCATGCGGGGCCTGGTAGGGCGAACAGGCGCCAGGTGTCGGTCTGGTAGCGGCCCGCCTCCTGCGTCGCCCCGCACAGTGCCCAGATCCGGCCCGACCACCACGATTTCTTCGCGGTGATGTGCACGAACTCGCGGTTCTTCTTGGCCATCACGCAGCCTCCCCCTCCGAACCCGCACCCGCAGCCAGTGCGCCGCAGTCCAGGCGCGACAGCGCCACACGCACCGCCCGCCGCTGCGACCGACGCACCCGCTCCACATCCGTGAACGGACGCAACGCACGCGACCCAGCAGCACTGGCCTCGGCCGCCAACTCGCGATCCACCTCCTCGATCAGCGCGTCAATCTCCGCGACCTCCGCAGCCATCTCCTCCTCCTTCACGACACCTGCGATGTCCTGGTCAAAAGCCAGGTCCAGCGCCTGCCGGGCCTGCCAACTCGCGATCCGTGCGGTTCTCATGACTTCCTTTCTCGATGATGACGCAAGTTAACGTAACTCAAGCTGAGTCATCGTGTCGCTACTCTATCCGGGTGAACTAAGTCAGTTGAGGTCATCCCCGGCTATGCTCGGGCTCGTGATGAGCGAAGAGCCGGGCCTTGCGCGCTACGAACAGGTAGCCGAGTCCATCCGTCGAGCCATCCGCAGCGGCAAACTCAAGCCGGGGGAGCAGCTACCGTCCAGCCGGGAGCTGGCGAAGGAACACGACGTGGCCATGAACACCGCACAGCGAGCCGTGAGCACCCTTCGGGATGAGGGTTGGCTTGTCGTGCGGCCAACCGTTGGCGCGTTCGTCAACAGCACCATTCCCGAGGGTTCGCCGGACCTCCGTGAGACGGTGGCGAGCCTGCAGGAGACCGTGACTGAGCTACAGCGCCGGTTGGCTGATGTCGAAAGTGCCATCGGAGTTAGGACACCTGCCGAATGAAGGTGACGAGTCCGTTCACGATGTCCGTGCCTGCACCTACAAGCCACGTCACCATGTCGGCCGCGTCATTCGGGTACTTCACCACGATCACAGCTACCGCGAGCGCGGCCGCGATGCCGACCAGCTTCCGAACGGTGCCGCCGCCGTTGTTCACCAGGGCCTGCAGCGGGTCTTTCTTCCCCATCGGTTCCTCCCGTGTTGATCCGTTATCGCTGTCGAGATCAAGAGTCGTCGGAATCGGGCGGGCCAGGTAGATGAGCCGGGGGTGAGCCGATAGCCGCGGCGTCGACTCACCCCCGGTTTGACCAGGAGAAACGCGGCGTTGGGGGATGCTTTGGGGGACGCGGAGCAGACGAGGCTCAGGCGTGCACGGGCGGCCAAGGGTTGGTCGCAGAACGAGGTTTGTGCGCGGCTCGCGCGTGCGCGGCGGGCGCGCGGCCAGATGCCGCCGAAGCCGGAGAGCGTGCTTCGCCAGTACCGATGGTGGGAGCAGGGAAAGAAGAAAGCTACCGAGTGGCAGGAGGAACTGTGCGACGTCTTCGAGATGTCGCCGCAAGCACTCGGGCTGGTCGAGGAGCCGACGCTATCACCATTGATCGTGCCGACCGCTCCGCCCGCAGCCGTCGAGTACGGCGACACCGCATATCTTGAGTCGGCGCGCGCATACCTCAAACACCTGGTCGCGCTGGACAACCGTTTCGGTGCCGCCGACATCGTGCGAATGTCGGTGCGGTTCTTCAAGTCGCTGCAGAACTTGCTCGGGACGGGAGCATACGAGCCAGCACTTGAGCAAGACCTCAACGCACTAACTGGCGAGGTAGCCGAGTTGGCCGGTTGGCTGGCATACGATGCCGAAAAGCACGACCTGGTTCGCCGAATGAATCAGGAATCGCTCTACTACACCCGCCTCGCCGGTGACCGGAACATCGAGCTACTCACCCTTCAGAATGCGAGCATGCACGCGGGGGCGCTGGGCCGTCCCCACGAAGCCCTGCAAATCGCCAGGTCCGTGCTCGAAGGCGGCTACGAACTGTCCCCCCGTATCCGCGCCCTGTTCTTGACCAGGAAGGCAAGGGCACTCGCACAGGGAGGAGACGAGTCCGCGATCCCGCTGTTCAACGAGATCGAATCTCTGTATCTCGAAGGTGTGCGCGACGATGATCCGGAATGGGCATGGTGGATTGACGATCGTGAACTGGCCTGGCATAAGGCAATGGCCACCCAATCCTTACAGCGGGACAGCACTGCGATAGCCGAGTTCGAACGCTCCGTAGAAGCCACCGCACCAACCGAAACCCGAAGCCAGTACCTGCACCGGGCTTACCTCCTTCAAGCGCAAGTAGACCTCGGAACATGGGCAGATGCCGAGGCAACCATCAAATCGCTACTGCCGCTAATACCCGAGGTTGAATCGACCCGAACGAAGGTTTTGTTGCGTGACGCTATCGCCAAGGTCGCGGCATACCAGAAGGTGCCGGCGAACATCGAGAGCGGAATCGCGCAGCTCGGGATAGCGTTGGACGATGCGGACCTGACGGAGGCATGGTGAACAACGACGAACTGAGTGTGCTCGCGGACCCGATGTTCGAACAGTACTTCCTTGTCTCGCCGGAGAAGCTGACGCTGCTCTACGAAGCGGCAGGAATCCGGCCCGACGACACAGTGCTGGAAGTCGGCGCCGGGGCCGGAACGGTCGCTCGCAACATGCCGCCCTGCAAGAGCCTGACTGTCGTCGAACTCGACACCCGGCTAATCGATACGCTGCGCCGCCAGGTCCCCCACGCGACCGTCATCCGGGGCGACGCACTCCGGTTGGTCCGCGAACTCCGGTACGACGTGCTGATCGGCAACCTGCCCAACGTCGTCACAGAAGAGCTGGTCAACGTGCTCCCGGAACTGCCGTTCCGTACTGCCGTGCTCGCCGCGGGGCAGCACACCGACTTCGAGCGCCTGCGGGAGACGTTCGACGTCAACGAGGTCACGACCATCTCAGGCAGCGACTTCACACCACCGCAGCCGAGTGTGTCGCGAATCGTTCGACTCGCCCGTCGAACTACTGGTCAACGGCGTACGGCTTGAAAGCAATCAATTCTGGCTTGCTCAACGGTCGACACGAGTCACTTGACCGGACCCGACCAGTACATGTGCCAAGGTCCGTCGGGCGGTAACTCTCCCAGTTCGGCATCGAACGTCGGCGTCACTTCCATGGTGATGTCGTTAGCTTCGGCCGGAATGTCCTTGCGTGCGACCGTGAACGTCGTTCCGTCGCCGGGCAAGATCGCAAGATCGTAACCAGGATTTTCTTCCCCCGTTGTGTGGTCCGCGACCTTGACGCCATCAACGTAGATGTACGTCATGAGCTGCGTAACCGGCCAGGATGACATGTTTCCCACGGTCACGTCATAGGTCAAGGTCGTCCGGCCGTTCGTCCAACGCGGCTGACTGATCTCGACATATACGCCATTCACCTTGCTTCCTTCGCCCCATTTGACGTTCGTGGGATCGGCGTAGGTCTGCTGCTGCTCGGGCCCCGGAACATTCTGCTCGTATTCCTGCTGTGGCGAGCTTCGTTCACCACCGGTCCCGCCACTGCACCCCGCGACGATTGCGACAACGCCAACGAGGGCAGACAGGATGAACAATGCCCTCTTCATCGTCCGCTACTCCAGCGCCTAGCTTTCTACATACTTCCATTACACGATGATACTGCCCTCGCTAACCGCTCGCCTTGCCCCGAATACCCCCCGACAGGTGGTTCGCAACACGCATCGCCGCAGGTCAGACTACTTCCGCGCGGCATTCTGTAAATCAGACGGCTCTGCCTTCGGGGGTTCGAATCCCTCACCCGCCACACCTGTCCTGAGTCGCGACATCGTTTACGGACGAGTCGCGGCTCAGGATTTTTTTGTGGGTTCGTTTCGTGGGGTTGTGGGGTGGGTGGTGTGTCGCGGCATCGTTGACGGGTGTGTCGCGACATGGTTGACGGTGGTCAGCGTTTTTTGGGTTGGTAGTGCTTGGTTGGGTCGATGGTGTGTTCGGCGATGATTTGGCCGGTGTCGGCGTTGCTGACGGTGGTGTTGCGGTCGTGGATGAGTATCAGTACGGGTGTGCCGATGTGGGCTCTGCCGATGCCGAGGTGGCGGAGTTGTCCGGCGTAGCGTAGGGAGATTTTTCCGTTCTTGTCGACGCGGTCGGTGCGGGTGCGCCATTCGGGTTGTGGGGTGTGGGTTGGGGTGGCTTTCGGGAGTGCGGTGTAGGCGCGCTCGGGGGTGCGGCGGCCGATGGAGCGGTGGGGGCGGGCGGTGTTGTACCAGGTTCTGAACTCGTTGAGCATCGTCTGGAGTTGCTCGGTGGTGTCGGGTAGTCGGCGGGCGGTGAGCCAGCGTTTGAGGGTTTGGTGGAAGCGTTCGATCTTGCCTTGGGTTTGGGGGTGTCCGGGGGAGCCGTTCTTCTGGATGATGCCGTGGGCTGTGAGGAGTTTTTCGAATCCGCCGCGGGCGCCTTTGTGGCGTGCCAGTCGGGTGGTGAACACGAGCCCGTTGTCGGTCAGTGTCGAGTAGGGCGGCCCGTATGTGCTGATCAGGTGGGACATCGCCGTAGTGACGTCTGCGCCGGTGAAGGCGGTCGCTGCGTGGATCTGGAGCAGGAATCGTGCGTGGTCGTCGAGGAAGTCGAGGATCTCGATGCGGGTGCCGTTGGCGAGGTTCCAGTGGGTGATGTCGGCTTGCCAGCATTCGTTGGGCAGGTCTGCTTCGAAGCGGATGTAGGAGCTGCGGGGGCGCTTGTTCGGGGCGGGGGTGATCAGGCCGGCGGTGTGGAGGGTGCGGCGGATCGTGGAGGTCGAGGGGGCGAGGTGTCCGTCTCGCTCGAGGTGCCAGGCGATGGTGATCGGGCCGGCGTCAGCGCCGGCAGCGGTGAGCTCGCGGCGTAGTTCGATGATGCGTTCGGTCACTGCCGGTGGTGTCGTGCCGGGGCGGGTCTTCGGGGCGCGGGAGCGGGGTTCGAGGCCTGCGGGGCCTTCGGTGTCGTAACGGGCGAGGAGGGTATGGACCCATTGACGGGTCACGCCGTAGCGCGTGGCTGCTTCGGCATGGGTGAGGCCTTGTTCGCGGACAGCGCGGGCGATGACGAGGTTCTTCGGTTTCACGCCCTATCGTGACCGCCCGCCAGGTGTCAACGATGTCACGACTCACCGGTCAACGATCATACCGAGCCTGTGTCAAGCCTGCCGCGACTCACCTGTCAACGATCAACCGCGACATCACCGCACATCGACGTCAACGATGTCCTGAAACCAGACACCTCACCCGCCACACCAGCCAAATCGGCCTCGTGACCAGTGCAAACAGGTCACGGGGCCGATCTTGTGTGGTCCGGCGCCGCAGTGATGGCTGTACTACGAGGCGCCACCGCCGAAGCGTGGTAGGAACTCGGCGTGTAGCCGAGGAAGTTCTTGCAGCAGTGCGCTTGCTCTTTCCAGCTCGTGTTCCAGTGCTGGGTCGCGGGCACCGGGCAGTTGCCCGAACTCGATGAGGCTGCGCAGCCGGTGTTCCTCGCGCTCGAAATACGTCGCCAGTGATTCTCGTGGCGCCCAGGCGTGGTAGTTGTCGCCCCATTTGGTCGGCGCTCTGTCCAGTTTCTGCAGGTACGGCAGGCGGTTGAACTCGGCGATCTGCTCGGCGTACCTGGCCAACCGTGCCCGCACCTCTTCGGCGGAGGCGAGGTGCGGTGGTCGGGGAACGCCGACGAGAATCGGCCGAGAGACGAGGTCCGCATGGCCTTCGCCGTAGCTGAGGCGAAGCACCAAGCGGTAGAGCACGTCGAAGTGCACCCCAGCCTCACGGTATCGTTTCTCGTAGCCTGCGAGGCCGAGCCGAATCTGGAAGCGATCGACCCCGGTGGGCGCAACCACTTGGGACAGGTCGTGCCTCACCGAGGGGTTGAACTTCCCTCCCGGAATTGGCAGGCGCACGTCATATGTCGCGGAGACCATCTCCGTCGCCGTGATGTAACTGGCGATGTCGGGCACCTGCGATCGCGGGATCACGAGGGCATCGAGAATCTCCAGGGCGGCGCGAACGACGAAGACGGGTTGTTCGCCGGGATTCCTGAGCTTGACGTCGAGGACGCAGTACCCGTGGTCGGGGGTGCTGGCGGCTACATCCACATCGTCGGTCGCGGCGGTGTCCACGCCGGCAGCGGGCGCGAACGCGACATCCACCAGCTCCGGCTTCACGAATCGGGGACCTCGGGTGCGGATGACAACGAAGCCGCCGATAACGGCCGCGACAATCGTCCCGGCGACACCCAGGATGGCTTCCAGCATGGGGATGAACCGTAGTCGCTGGCTGCCGGATGCTCCTCGCATTCGGAGCTTTCACCCGCCATGTCCAGTCGCCCCGCGACCCGCCCAGCAGGTCACGGGGCCGTTGTCCGCTCGGCCGCGGCCTCGGACGTGGTCAGTGGACGACGTCGTACACCAGCTTCTGGATTCCGTTGCCGTAGGAGTTGCTCTCGACGAGCTTGAGGTTCTGCTTGTCCTTGTCGGTGTCGCTGAACAGCCGCTTGCCCGCGCCGAGCAGGACGGGGAAGACCAGCAGGTGGTAGCGGTCGATCAGGCCTGCGTCGGACAGGTTGCGGTTCAGCGTGGCGCTGCCGTGGACGATGATCGGCCCGCCCTCGGTTCGCTTGAGCGCGGCGACGTCGTCCAGCGAACGCAGGATGGTGATCTCGCCCCAGTTGGACACGAGGTCCTGCTCGCCCAGCGTGGTGGAAACCACGTACTTCGGCATCGCGTTGTAGCCGGGAAACTCCTCGGTCATGTCGGGCCACACCGGTGAGAACGCCTGATAGCTCACCCGGCCCAGCAGCATGGCCGCGGCCTCCTCCTGCTCGCGTCCCTTGAGTTCGTATACGGCCTCGTCGAACTCGATGTCCTTGAAGGTCCAGCCCGAGTTGCGGTAGCCCGGTTCTCCGCCGGGTCCCTCGACGACGCCGTCGAGCGAGACGAACGCGGTGGTGATCAGGGTGCGCATGGGTTGCTCCTTGCTGGTTCGGAAGTTGCTGTCACCAGTGCGTCGAACGAGTGTGGCCGGATTCGACACCAAGCGCGGAAAAAAATCGCCCGCGAGCCCTCGGCCTCTTCCAGCTGCTGGTCCGCGAACACCGGTGTCCGGGCCGGCGTGAGCTCAGCGTGGCTGAGCACGTTGACCACCCGGCCACCCGGATCACGGACGAAGAACCGCCGCACGCCCCACTCCTCGTCCTGGAGGGATGGACGATCTCCGCTCCGCTTTCCCTCATGGCCGCGTAGGCCGCGTCCACATCGTCCACCTCGACACTCACATCGGGGGACACCGGCGCGGTCCTGTCGTCGGGGAGGAAGAAGTTGAGCTGCGCCGTCGGGCTGGCCGGGGAGGCGAGCGTCATGACCCAGCCGTGGTTCATGACTTCCTCGAAGCCGAGCAAGCCATAAAACTCCCGGCTATCCTGCGCCGACGCTGACCGGGCATTCGGCACGACGCGGCGGACGGTCATCAACGGCTCCAAACGTAACGGCACGGAGGTACTCTGCGCGATCCGCGACAGTACTGCGACCCGCCCAACGTCGCACCCGCTTTCGACGGGGCCTACCCGGGCAGGTCGCGCAGCCAGGCAAGAGCGTCGGGCAACTCGACGACGTCGGCGTATTTGGCGTCGAGATCGGCGAGGTTGGCCTCGTGCAGTTGAGGGGAGCGGTCCGCGCAGCCCTGGCGAACCACCTGCGGCCGCAGCCCGTGGCACAGCGCGTCGGTGGCGGAAGCTCGCACGCACCCGGACGTGGAGAACCCGGCGAGCACGACCGTATCCACACCGAGCGCGTGCAGTGTGGAGGCAAGGGAGGTGCCGAAGAACGCCGAGGCGTACTGCTTGACCACCACCGGTTCGCCCCGGCGCGGTCGCAGTGGGGCTGCGATCGCGCCCCAGTCGCCCTCGGCGTCCTCGGCGAAGGCGGCCAGCGCGGGCACCTTGCGCGCGAACAGGCCGCCGTCGGCCATCCCTGCCGCGTACTTCACAGCCGTCCAGCACACCGGCCGCCCCGCCGAGCGGGCCGCATCAACCAGTTCGGCCGTCGCCGCGATCGCGGGCGCCGGTTCCGGGAGCAGGAACGGTCCACCCTGCTCGGTGTAGGCGCGCACCATGTCGATCACGACGAGCGCGGGACTTTCGCCCCAGCCGACCCTGCCGGAGAACGCCGCGCCGTGCGGCCCCGCACTCATGCCGTTGACCACCGTGGACGCTTCGGTGCGGGCAACCCGGTCTCCTCCTCGCAGCGTGCCAGCAGTTCCTCGATCGGCGGTCCCATGTCGAACACCGGCAACTCCGCGGGCCGGGCCGCCTGTAGTTCCTGTCGCAGCGCGTCGGTCGCCGCCTGGTCAACGGCGCCGTCTGCGTCCAGCACGACGCCGTAGCGGCGTGCCCCGTCAACCGTCACCAGGCTACGTGCCACCTCCAGCGCCACCAGTTCCGGGTCGCGCCGCAGCGGGTCACCCCAGCCGCCACCGCCCCAGGTGACGAAATGCAGCACGTCGCCTGGGCGAACCGGCACGTCGTGACACTTGCTCGGCAGCATCTGGGTGGTGCCGTCGGCACGTTCCAGCCATTTCCTGCCGCGTGCTCCAGGCGTTCCGCCGTTGACGCCCCACGGGTAGGTCAGCCACCGGTCGTCGTGAATCGCGATCGTGCCCGGCTCCTCGAAGACGTAGGTCACGTCGACCCCGTTGCCGCCGCGGTGCAGACCCGCGCCGCCGGTGTCGGCGACGGTCTCCCAACGCTCGATGCGCAGCGGATAGTAGGACTCCAGGTACTCGCAAGGGATGTTGACGAAGCTCGGCCACAGCGAATGGCCGTCAGGACCGTCGCCCAGCGGCCTGCCGGGAATGCCGCCGAACCCGATCGAGTACAGCTGGAACCACTCGCCCTTGCGCTCGCCCGAGGTGTAGTGCCCCGAGTACATGAAGTGCGGGCTCGAGGAGAACCCTGCCGCGTTGAGCAGTGCCGGGTTCGTCTGCCCCAGCAGGCCGCCGAACAGGTCGAACACCCGGCCGATGCCGTGGTTTCGGCCGTTGAGGGACGCCGGATGCTTCGGCTTCCAGTAGGAACCGTCCGGGATGGTGACATCCACCAGCGGGTAGAAGCCGTCGTTCCACAGGATCTGCGGGTCAGCCACCGTGATCATGTAGATGCCGAAGAACATCCGGGTCAGGTTCTCGTTGATGTAGTAGTTCACCGGCCCCTCTGCCTGCGGGGAACTTCCGGTGAAGTCCAGGTGCACCTTGTCGCCGTGGCGGGTCAGCGACAGCTTCAGCTCGTACGGCCCGTTGCCCACCCCGTCGTCGCAGATGTAGTCGGTGAAACTGATCGTCTTGCCGTCCTCGAACACCGAACGCAGCAACACCTTCATCGCGTCGTAGTTGCGCTGCAGCAGCGCGTCCAGGGCGGAGAGGTAGGTGGCGGTGCCGAAGCGCTCGCACATCTCGACCACCCTGCGCCCTGCGGTGCGGCAGGCCGCGACGAGCCCGTTGAGGTCAGCGCGGTTCCAGTCCGGCATCCGCACCTGGTTCAGGATGATCTTCAACGCGTCGGTGT encodes:
- a CDS encoding GntR family transcriptional regulator, with amino-acid sequence MSEEPGLARYEQVAESIRRAIRSGKLKPGEQLPSSRELAKEHDVAMNTAQRAVSTLRDEGWLVVRPTVGAFVNSTIPEGSPDLRETVASLQETVTELQRRLADVESAIGVRTPAE
- a CDS encoding rRNA adenine N-6-methyltransferase family protein, with translation MVNNDELSVLADPMFEQYFLVSPEKLTLLYEAAGIRPDDTVLEVGAGAGTVARNMPPCKSLTVVELDTRLIDTLRRQVPHATVIRGDALRLVRELRYDVLIGNLPNVVTEELVNVLPELPFRTAVLAAGQHTDFERLRETFDVNEVTTISGSDFTPPQPSVSRIVRLARRTTGQRRTA
- a CDS encoding IS481 family transposase, whose protein sequence is MKPKNLVIARAVREQGLTHAEAATRYGVTRQWVHTLLARYDTEGPAGLEPRSRAPKTRPGTTPPAVTERIIELRRELTAAGADAGPITIAWHLERDGHLAPSTSTIRRTLHTAGLITPAPNKRPRSSYIRFEADLPNECWQADITHWNLANGTRIEILDFLDDHARFLLQIHAATAFTGADVTTAMSHLISTYGPPYSTLTDNGLVFTTRLARHKGARGGFEKLLTAHGIIQKNGSPGHPQTQGKIERFHQTLKRWLTARRLPDTTEQLQTMLNEFRTWYNTARPHRSIGRRTPERAYTALPKATPTHTPQPEWRTRTDRVDKNGKISLRYAGQLRHLGIGRAHIGTPVLILIHDRNTTVSNADTGQIIAEHTIDPTKHYQPKKR
- a CDS encoding dihydrofolate reductase family protein — translated: MRTLITTAFVSLDGVVEGPGGEPGYRNSGWTFKDIEFDEAVYELKGREQEEAAAMLLGRVSYQAFSPVWPDMTEEFPGYNAMPKYVVSTTLGEQDLVSNWGEITILRSLDDVAALKRTEGGPIIVHGSATLNRNLSDAGLIDRYHLLVFPVLLGAGKRLFSDTDKDKQNLKLVESNSYGNGIQKLVYDVVH
- a CDS encoding isochorismatase family protein; its protein translation is MSAGPHGAAFSGRVGWGESPALVVIDMVRAYTEQGGPFLLPEPAPAIAATAELVDAARSAGRPVCWTAVKYAAGMADGGLFARKVPALAAFAEDAEGDWGAIAAPLRPRRGEPVVVKQYASAFFGTSLASTLHALGVDTVVLAGFSTSGCVRASATDALCHGLRPQVVRQGCADRSPQLHEANLADLDAKYADVVELPDALAWLRDLPG
- a CDS encoding hydantoinase B/oxoprolinase family protein yields the protein MARIIETATGDLPQLDVDPVTLDLIENGLRNARYEMDEVLFRTALSPGIREQHDEFPLIGDPSGKMVVGQFGLSVPDFLEGFDDTIEEGDILLTSDPYACGAAISHANDWLLVMPIYHEGRLVGWASMFGHMSDVGGKTPSSMPTDARTIYEEGVVIPPFKLYRAGELNTDALKIILNQVRMPDWNRADLNGLVAACRTAGRRVVEMCERFGTATYLSALDALLQRNYDAMKVLLRSVFEDGKTISFTDYICDDGVGNGPYELKLSLTRHGDKVHLDFTGSSPQAEGPVNYYINENLTRMFFGIYMITVADPQILWNDGFYPLVDVTIPDGSYWKPKHPASLNGRNHGIGRVFDLFGGLLGQTNPALLNAAGFSSSPHFMYSGHYTSGERKGEWFQLYSIGFGGIPGRPLGDGPDGHSLWPSFVNIPCEYLESYYPLRIERWETVADTGGAGLHRGGNGVDVTYVFEEPGTIAIHDDRWLTYPWGVNGGTPGARGRKWLERADGTTQMLPSKCHDVPVRPGDVLHFVTWGGGGWGDPLRRDPELVALEVARSLVTVDGARRYGVVLDADGAVDQAATDALRQELQAARPAELPVFDMGPPIEELLARCEEETGLPAPKRPRWSTA